In Lotus japonicus ecotype B-129 chromosome 5, LjGifu_v1.2, one genomic interval encodes:
- the LOC130719782 gene encoding secreted RxLR effector protein 161-like, with translation MDPSEKLMPNTSKPVDQLEYSRAIGSLMYAMISTRPDIAFAVGKLSRFTSNPSRHHWHAITRVFKYLKGTMNYGLSYVGFPSVLEGYSDASWINNVEDSFSTSGWVFLLGGGAISWASKKQTCITSSTMESEFVALAAAGK, from the coding sequence atggatccgagtgaaaaacttatgccaAATACAAGTAAACCTGTGGATCAGCTCGAATATTCAAGAGCTATAGGCtctttgatgtatgctatgattAGCACTAGACCGGATATTGCTTTTGCGGTTGGAAAGTTGAGCAGATTTACTAGTAATCCTAGTAGACATCATTGGCATGCGATAACAAGGGTGTTCAAGTACTTGAAGGGTACTATGAATTATGGATTGTCATATGTGGGATTTCCTTCGGTATTAGAGGGTTATTCGGATGCTAGTTGGATAAATAATGTTGAAGACTCATTCTCTACAAGTGGTTGGGTGTTCTTGCTTGGGGGAGGTGCCATCTCGTGGGCTTCCAAGAAGCAAACATGTATAACTAGTTCTACAATGGAATCAGAGTTTGTAGCATTAGCTGCTGCTGGTAAATAA
- the LOC130718500 gene encoding probable protein phosphatase 2C 5 isoform X2: MSAAIFTKENIINNVMSALPQDLSRDEWLQALPRALVAAFVKTDIEFQQKGENSGTTATFVLIDGWTVTVACVGDSRCILDTQGGVVSLLTVDHRLEENVEERERVTASGGEVGRLNVFGGSEVGPLRCWPGGLCLSRSIGDTDVGEYIVPIPHVKQVKLSNAGGRLIIASDGIWDALSSDMAAKSCRGVPAELAAKLVVKEALRTRGLKDDTTCLVVDIIPSDHPVLPPTPRKKPNMLTSLLFGKKSQNSTNKGTNKLSAVGIVEELFEEGSAMLTERLGKDAPSNVNSGISRCAVCQADQIPSDGLSVNSEPIFTPVSKPLEGPFLCTNCQKKKDAMEGKRSI, from the exons ATGTCCGCTGCTATTTTTACGAAGGAAAACATAATCAATAATGTTATGAGTGCACTACCACAAGATCTCAGCAGGGATGAGTGGCTTCAAGCTTTGCCTCGGGCTCTAGTTGCTGCTTTTGTGAAAACTGACATAGAATTCCAGCAAAAAG GGGAAAATTCTGGAACGACAGCTACATTTGTTCTAATTGATGGATGGACTGTAACTGTTGCATGTGTTGGGGATTCCCGTTGCATATTAGATACCCAGGGAGGTGTTGTTTCTCTATTGACAGTTGATCACAGATTGGAAGAAAATGTAGAAGAGAGGGAACGTGTTACTGCCAGTGGTGGTGAAGTAGGAAGACTAAATGTATTTGGAGGCAGTGAG GTAGGGCCTCTTCGCTGCTGGCCTGGTGGATTGTGCCTTTCAAGATCAATTGGTGACACAGATGTTGGAGAATATATTGTTCCTATACCACATGTTAAGCAAGTGAAG CTGTCAAATGCAGGTGGAAGGCTTATTATAGCTTCGGATGGTATTTGGGATGCTTTATCCTCTGATATGGCCGCCAAGTCATGTCGGGGTGTACCTGCAGAACTTGCTGCAAAACTGGTGGTTAAG GAAGCTCTAAGGACAAGAGGGCTGAAGGATGATACAACCTGCCTTGTTGTAGATATTATTCCTTCAGACCATCCTGTGTTACCACCAACTCCAAGAAAGAAACCTAATATGCTAACTTCCCTTCTTTTTGGAAAGAAATCTCAAAACTCCACGAACAAAGGAACCAATAAGCTTTCTGCAGTTGGTATTGTGGAGGAGTTATTTGAAGAGGGTTCTGCAATGCTTACTGAGAG GCTGGGAAAGGATGCTCCTTCTAATGTGAATTCTGGGATTTCCCGCTGTGCGGTTTGCCAAGCAGATCAAATCCCTAGTGATGGTTTATCAGTGAACAGTGAGCCTATTTTCACTCCGGTATCTAAGCCATTGGAAGGACCATTCCTCTGCACAAACTgtcagaagaagaaagatgcCATGGAAGGAAAAAGGTCTATCTAG
- the LOC130718500 gene encoding probable protein phosphatase 2C 5 isoform X1 — protein MSRSSTELSRMKEPLVPLATLIGRELRSEKTEKPFVKYGQAGLAKKGEDYFLIKTDCQRIPGDSSTLFSVFAIFDGHNGMSAAIFTKENIINNVMSALPQDLSRDEWLQALPRALVAAFVKTDIEFQQKGENSGTTATFVLIDGWTVTVACVGDSRCILDTQGGVVSLLTVDHRLEENVEERERVTASGGEVGRLNVFGGSEVGPLRCWPGGLCLSRSIGDTDVGEYIVPIPHVKQVKLSNAGGRLIIASDGIWDALSSDMAAKSCRGVPAELAAKLVVKEALRTRGLKDDTTCLVVDIIPSDHPVLPPTPRKKPNMLTSLLFGKKSQNSTNKGTNKLSAVGIVEELFEEGSAMLTERLGKDAPSNVNSGISRCAVCQADQIPSDGLSVNSEPIFTPVSKPLEGPFLCTNCQKKKDAMEGKRSI, from the exons ATGAGTAGGAGTAGTACTGAATTATCAAGAATGAAGGAACCACTTGTTCCGTTGGCCACCCTGATTGGCCGGGAGCTACGGAGTGAAAAAACTGAAAAGCCATTTGTGAAGTATGGGCAGGCTGGCTTGGCAAAGAAAGGAGAAGATTACTTTCTAATCAAGACAGATTGCCAGAGGATTCCTGGGGATTCGTCAACACTGTTTTCTGTCTTTGCG ATCTTTGATGGACATAATGGCATGTCCGCTGCTATTTTTACGAAGGAAAACATAATCAATAATGTTATGAGTGCACTACCACAAGATCTCAGCAGGGATGAGTGGCTTCAAGCTTTGCCTCGGGCTCTAGTTGCTGCTTTTGTGAAAACTGACATAGAATTCCAGCAAAAAG GGGAAAATTCTGGAACGACAGCTACATTTGTTCTAATTGATGGATGGACTGTAACTGTTGCATGTGTTGGGGATTCCCGTTGCATATTAGATACCCAGGGAGGTGTTGTTTCTCTATTGACAGTTGATCACAGATTGGAAGAAAATGTAGAAGAGAGGGAACGTGTTACTGCCAGTGGTGGTGAAGTAGGAAGACTAAATGTATTTGGAGGCAGTGAG GTAGGGCCTCTTCGCTGCTGGCCTGGTGGATTGTGCCTTTCAAGATCAATTGGTGACACAGATGTTGGAGAATATATTGTTCCTATACCACATGTTAAGCAAGTGAAG CTGTCAAATGCAGGTGGAAGGCTTATTATAGCTTCGGATGGTATTTGGGATGCTTTATCCTCTGATATGGCCGCCAAGTCATGTCGGGGTGTACCTGCAGAACTTGCTGCAAAACTGGTGGTTAAG GAAGCTCTAAGGACAAGAGGGCTGAAGGATGATACAACCTGCCTTGTTGTAGATATTATTCCTTCAGACCATCCTGTGTTACCACCAACTCCAAGAAAGAAACCTAATATGCTAACTTCCCTTCTTTTTGGAAAGAAATCTCAAAACTCCACGAACAAAGGAACCAATAAGCTTTCTGCAGTTGGTATTGTGGAGGAGTTATTTGAAGAGGGTTCTGCAATGCTTACTGAGAG GCTGGGAAAGGATGCTCCTTCTAATGTGAATTCTGGGATTTCCCGCTGTGCGGTTTGCCAAGCAGATCAAATCCCTAGTGATGGTTTATCAGTGAACAGTGAGCCTATTTTCACTCCGGTATCTAAGCCATTGGAAGGACCATTCCTCTGCACAAACTgtcagaagaagaaagatgcCATGGAAGGAAAAAGGTCTATCTAG